Proteins from one Vicinamibacterales bacterium genomic window:
- the dacB gene encoding D-alanyl-D-alanine carboxypeptidase/D-alanyl-D-alanine-endopeptidase — protein sequence MSRRGERRFVAAATIAALVLLPACALTRQPRPAPVPTPKLGDALANPDHHELLRRDLRDIFSGQTVDHGIWSIAVHSLKRGETLYSYNAFRLQVPASNQKLLTTAVAAERLGWDYRYTTRVYATGPISADGGLDGDLVVVSNGDPTINPRHPQRWSAFDDWARQLAAKGVRRVGGQLIGDDNAFAEPGWGLGWAWDDLAQGYGAPVSALQYNENQVELSIGPTTEVGGRAIITVSPPGSGLTIDHAVVTAAAGAESSVSLERVPGSPILKVRGQVALGAPPITEYAAVPNPTLLYLNAMREALARHDIFVGGNPIDIDDLRVAPDLSRATLLLEDRSAPLAEIVDVTLKWSRNIYAETLLRSMSPPGAPATSEGGLANVNETLRRWGISPDYYIARDGSGLSRYDYLTADALIGLLTYTFLDPAMAENFRSALPVAGVSGNLERRLKGTPAEGRVWAKTGSMSQVRSLAGYLLTADGEPIVFSFIVGGFRVPSREIDAAMDKAVLRLVQFTHPSLLP from the coding sequence GTGAGTCGGCGCGGCGAGCGCAGGTTCGTTGCCGCCGCGACGATCGCTGCGCTCGTGCTCCTGCCGGCGTGCGCGCTCACGCGCCAGCCGCGGCCGGCACCAGTGCCGACGCCGAAGCTGGGGGATGCCCTCGCCAACCCCGACCATCATGAATTGCTCCGGCGAGACCTCCGTGACATTTTCTCCGGGCAGACGGTGGACCACGGCATCTGGTCGATCGCCGTCCATTCGTTGAAGCGCGGCGAAACCCTCTACAGCTACAACGCCTTCCGCCTCCAGGTCCCCGCCTCCAACCAGAAGCTGCTGACCACAGCGGTCGCCGCCGAACGCCTGGGTTGGGATTACCGCTACACCACGCGCGTATATGCCACCGGCCCCATTTCGGCGGACGGCGGGCTCGACGGCGACCTCGTGGTGGTGTCCAACGGCGACCCGACAATCAACCCGCGGCACCCGCAGCGCTGGTCGGCGTTCGACGACTGGGCCAGGCAGCTCGCCGCCAAGGGCGTCCGCCGCGTCGGCGGCCAGTTGATCGGCGACGACAACGCGTTTGCCGAACCCGGCTGGGGACTCGGCTGGGCATGGGACGACCTCGCCCAGGGCTATGGCGCGCCGGTGAGCGCGCTGCAGTACAACGAGAACCAGGTCGAGTTATCGATTGGCCCGACCACCGAGGTCGGCGGTCGCGCGATCATCACCGTGTCGCCACCGGGAAGCGGGCTCACCATCGATCACGCCGTGGTCACCGCCGCCGCCGGCGCCGAAAGCAGCGTCTCGCTCGAACGCGTCCCCGGGTCTCCGATCTTGAAGGTGCGCGGCCAGGTGGCCCTCGGCGCGCCGCCGATCACCGAGTACGCCGCCGTCCCCAATCCCACCTTGCTGTACCTCAACGCGATGCGCGAAGCGCTGGCGCGGCACGACATCTTCGTGGGCGGCAATCCGATCGACATCGACGATCTGCGCGTGGCGCCGGACCTGTCCAGGGCGACGCTGCTGCTGGAGGATCGCTCCGCGCCACTCGCGGAGATCGTCGACGTCACGCTCAAGTGGAGCCGCAACATCTACGCCGAGACCCTGCTGCGATCGATGTCGCCGCCCGGTGCGCCGGCGACCTCGGAAGGCGGGCTCGCGAACGTCAACGAGACGCTCCGCCGGTGGGGCATCTCTCCCGATTACTACATCGCCCGTGACGGCTCGGGACTGTCGCGTTACGACTACCTGACGGCCGACGCGCTGATCGGGCTTCTCACCTACACCTTTCTTGATCCCGCAATGGCCGAGAACTTCCGCTCCGCGCTGCCGGTGGCCGGCGTCAGCGGCAACCTCGAGCGGCGCCTGAAAGGCACGCCGGCCGAGGGCCGGGTGTGGGCGAAGACGGGATCGATGTCACAGGTAAGGTCGCTGGCGGGGTACCTCCTCACCGCGGACGGCGAGCCGATTGTCTTCTCGTTCATCGTCGGCGGCTTCCGCGTGCCGTCGCGGGAGATCGACGCCGCCATGGACAAGGCGGTCCTCAGGCTCGTGCAGTTCACGCACCCCAGCCTGCTGCCGTGA
- a CDS encoding Gldg family protein, with protein MANKIFGVVGWIGTILVFGAVAVRLVRPEWNQYATYMAWAGLAAVLLYMAGQWRDVADFYKGRGARYGTMSLVSIVVFLGILVAVNYLSTRQNKRWDFTANQVYSLSDQTIKILTGLKEPVTFVVFDREANFDRFRDRLDEFAYHSTNVKAEYVDPDRQPARAKEAQLQSYGTILVQYQGRTERVTSSEEQALTNALIKVVTGAAKKVYFTQGHSEKDTAGTDRAGYSSIGQALTGDNYGMESLVLVQQKTVPADATVVVIAGPSTDFFPPEIEALNAYVAGGGKVMVLLDPEAKPGPSTHPLLTQFLADWGIMAGNDVVLDASGMGQMLGTDASVPVAAQYPPHAISEGFRLVTAYPMARSMTPIEGGSNSHTAQPLVSTSAQSWSEADLSSLSGTGGAQVAFNADQGDKMGPITLGAAVSAAATAAPAPPAANGSPAAPDAERKPESRVVAIGDSDFAANFGLGIQGNRDFFMNAVNWLAQQENLIAIRPREPEDRRLTLTADQQQRIMLLCLFIIPGIVFASGVYTWWRRR; from the coding sequence ATGGCGAACAAGATTTTCGGAGTCGTTGGCTGGATCGGCACGATCCTGGTGTTCGGCGCGGTGGCCGTGCGCCTGGTGCGACCGGAGTGGAACCAGTACGCCACCTACATGGCGTGGGCCGGCCTCGCCGCGGTGTTGCTCTACATGGCGGGACAGTGGCGTGACGTCGCCGACTTCTACAAGGGACGCGGCGCCCGCTACGGCACCATGTCGCTGGTCAGCATCGTCGTGTTCCTGGGCATCCTGGTGGCGGTGAACTACCTGTCGACGCGCCAGAACAAGCGCTGGGACTTCACCGCCAACCAGGTCTACAGCCTGTCGGATCAGACCATCAAGATCCTCACGGGCCTGAAGGAGCCGGTCACTTTCGTGGTGTTCGACCGCGAAGCCAACTTCGACCGCTTCCGCGACCGGCTCGACGAGTTCGCGTATCACTCGACCAACGTCAAGGCCGAGTACGTGGATCCGGACCGCCAGCCGGCGCGCGCGAAAGAAGCGCAGTTGCAGTCGTACGGCACCATCCTGGTCCAGTACCAGGGCCGCACGGAGCGGGTGACCAGTTCCGAGGAACAGGCGCTGACCAACGCCCTGATCAAGGTGGTGACCGGCGCGGCCAAGAAGGTGTACTTCACGCAAGGCCACAGCGAGAAAGACACTGCCGGCACCGATCGCGCCGGCTACAGCAGCATCGGCCAGGCGCTGACCGGCGACAACTACGGGATGGAATCCCTGGTGCTGGTGCAGCAGAAGACGGTGCCCGCCGACGCCACGGTCGTGGTGATTGCCGGGCCAAGCACCGACTTCTTCCCGCCCGAGATCGAAGCGCTCAACGCCTATGTCGCCGGCGGCGGCAAGGTGATGGTGCTGCTCGACCCCGAGGCGAAGCCGGGGCCGTCCACGCATCCGCTGCTGACGCAGTTCCTCGCCGACTGGGGCATCATGGCCGGCAACGACGTGGTGCTGGACGCCAGCGGCATGGGGCAGATGCTCGGCACCGACGCTTCGGTGCCGGTGGCGGCGCAGTACCCGCCGCACGCGATTAGCGAGGGCTTCCGCCTGGTGACCGCGTATCCGATGGCGCGCTCGATGACGCCGATCGAGGGCGGTTCGAACAGCCACACCGCGCAGCCGCTGGTGAGCACCAGCGCGCAGAGCTGGTCCGAGGCCGACCTGTCCTCGCTGTCGGGAACCGGCGGCGCCCAGGTCGCGTTCAACGCCGACCAGGGCGACAAGATGGGACCGATCACGCTCGGCGCCGCGGTGTCGGCGGCGGCCACCGCCGCACCCGCGCCACCGGCCGCCAACGGCAGCCCGGCCGCGCCGGATGCCGAGCGCAAGCCGGAATCGCGCGTCGTCGCGATCGGCGACTCGGACTTCGCCGCCAACTTCGGCCTCGGCATCCAGGGTAACCGCGACTTCTTCATGAACGCGGTGAACTGGCTGGCGCAGCAGGAGAACCTGATCGCCATCCGCCCGCGCGAGCCGGAAGATCGGCGCCTCACGCTGACGGCGGATCAACAGCAGCGCATCATGCTGCTGTGCCTGTTCATCATTCCCGGCATCGTGTTCGCCTCGGGCGTCTACACGTGGTGGCGGAGAAGGTAA
- a CDS encoding putative sulfate exporter family transporter yields the protein MKPTFAKASTSAKATADKTVGKQLPGVLAAVVVMLAGFWLADQIGHAILAAQGLTGSSPVSGVPVAIVLGLLLRNTLPLPASLNPGLKFATTTILRAGIVLVGIRLSFFDVLKLGIAGLPVVLAAIATGLLFVTWFNKKLGLPPRLGTLIAAGTSICGVTAIVSVAPAIEADEREVAYAVANVVAFGLFGMLFYPYLAHSVLGSSETIGLFLGTAVHDTSQVVGAALTYKQVYGDDVVLRVATVTKLTRNIFLAVVIPVLTWLHLKSTQSATGIVRKISWRALVPGFVIGFLAMAVVRSIGDATLRASGAAFGIWDALMWASITKQLGDYWASQILLGTAMAAVGLNTSFAVFKGVGLKPFAVGMAGALAVGSVGMLMAVIFGRFVHL from the coding sequence TTGAAGCCCACCTTCGCCAAGGCTTCCACCTCCGCCAAGGCTACGGCGGACAAGACGGTGGGCAAGCAGCTGCCGGGCGTCCTGGCCGCGGTGGTCGTAATGCTCGCGGGTTTCTGGCTGGCGGATCAGATTGGCCACGCCATTCTCGCCGCGCAGGGCCTCACCGGCAGCAGCCCGGTGTCGGGCGTTCCCGTGGCCATCGTCCTGGGCCTGCTGCTGCGCAACACCTTGCCGCTGCCGGCCTCGCTCAACCCGGGCCTCAAGTTCGCGACCACCACCATCCTCCGCGCCGGCATCGTGCTCGTCGGCATCCGCTTGAGTTTCTTCGACGTGCTCAAGCTGGGCATCGCCGGCCTGCCGGTGGTGCTGGCGGCCATCGCCACGGGCTTGCTGTTTGTGACGTGGTTCAACAAGAAGCTGGGCCTGCCGCCCCGATTAGGCACGCTGATCGCCGCCGGCACGAGTATTTGCGGCGTGACCGCGATTGTGTCGGTGGCGCCGGCCATTGAAGCCGACGAACGCGAAGTCGCTTACGCCGTGGCGAACGTCGTGGCTTTCGGTCTGTTCGGGATGTTGTTCTATCCCTATCTGGCGCACTCGGTGCTCGGCTCGTCCGAGACCATCGGCTTGTTCCTCGGCACCGCCGTGCACGACACCTCGCAGGTGGTGGGCGCGGCCCTCACCTACAAGCAGGTCTACGGAGATGACGTGGTCTTGCGCGTCGCCACGGTCACCAAGCTGACGCGCAACATCTTCCTCGCGGTCGTGATTCCCGTGCTGACGTGGCTGCACCTCAAGTCGACGCAGTCCGCCACCGGCATCGTGAGGAAGATCTCTTGGAGGGCGCTGGTGCCCGGCTTCGTGATCGGGTTCCTGGCAATGGCGGTCGTGCGATCGATTGGTGATGCGACGCTGCGAGCCAGCGGCGCCGCGTTTGGAATCTGGGATGCCCTCATGTGGGCGTCGATCACGAAGCAACTGGGCGACTACTGGGCGTCGCAGATTCTCCTCGGCACGGCGATGGCCGCGGTCGGCCTCAACACGAGCTTCGCGGTGTTCAAGGGCGTGGGGCTGAAGCCGTTCGCGGTGGGCATGGCCGGCGCGCTCGCCGTCGGTTCCGTCGGCATGCTGATGGCCGTGATCTTTGGGCGATTCGTGCACCTGTAA
- a CDS encoding DUF4340 domain-containing protein codes for MRGLTSTIVLIVVLAGLGGYIYFVDSKRPEPGIDGGPAKEKVYSLAVDAVDEVKLTYNGETSLLRKSEGGWKMIQPAETEADPAEAVSLAQALANLELVRVVDENPTDLAQFGLAKPPIAVEFKAGGVTGSLMLGDKNATQGEMYALKGGDKKVFLVSSFQETNFNRTPFDLRDKKILKFDREKADALTLVRGDHTMELARTGSDWKVVKPVPSRSDYSAIEGLLTRLSTSNMSKLLETDAKDLAKYGLDQPVMTITVGAGSAKTVLEVGTTENDQTYARDAARPLVFTVDTTLQGDLTKSFDEYRKKELFELRSFYVTKIRAGLDAPGGPKTYELEKVKGEKAGDPDTWKVTRVGGASHTANAQAMDDLLAKLVALKAESFVDAKGKTGLDKPALVISASFDDGKFERVRFGQVGEAAFGKRDDEASVAKIDKASMEAAMLAFDMVVMPPAATDKAGEKK; via the coding sequence ATGCGCGGCCTCACCTCGACCATCGTCCTGATCGTCGTCCTGGCCGGGCTGGGCGGCTACATCTACTTCGTCGATTCGAAGCGGCCCGAGCCCGGCATTGACGGTGGGCCGGCGAAGGAAAAGGTCTACTCGCTCGCCGTTGACGCAGTTGACGAAGTGAAGCTCACTTACAACGGCGAGACCAGCCTGCTGCGCAAGTCCGAGGGCGGCTGGAAGATGATCCAGCCGGCCGAAACCGAGGCCGACCCGGCCGAGGCGGTGAGCCTGGCGCAGGCGCTCGCCAACCTCGAATTGGTGCGCGTCGTCGACGAGAACCCGACCGACCTGGCGCAGTTCGGGCTGGCCAAGCCGCCCATCGCCGTGGAGTTCAAGGCGGGCGGTGTCACCGGTTCGCTCATGCTCGGCGACAAGAACGCCACCCAGGGCGAAATGTACGCGCTGAAGGGCGGCGACAAGAAGGTGTTCCTGGTGTCGTCGTTCCAGGAGACCAACTTCAACCGCACGCCGTTCGACCTGCGCGACAAGAAGATCCTGAAGTTCGACCGTGAGAAGGCCGACGCGCTCACGCTGGTGCGCGGCGACCACACGATGGAACTGGCCCGCACGGGCAGCGACTGGAAGGTGGTCAAGCCGGTGCCGTCGCGCAGCGACTACAGTGCCATCGAGGGGCTGCTGACGCGGCTGTCGACGTCGAACATGTCGAAGCTCCTCGAAACCGACGCGAAGGACCTTGCCAAGTACGGCCTCGACCAGCCGGTGATGACCATCACCGTGGGCGCCGGCAGCGCCAAGACGGTGCTCGAGGTCGGCACGACCGAGAACGACCAGACCTACGCCCGTGACGCCGCCCGGCCGCTGGTGTTCACGGTGGACACCACGCTGCAGGGCGACCTGACGAAGAGCTTCGACGAATACCGGAAGAAGGAGCTGTTCGAGCTGCGCTCCTTCTACGTGACGAAGATCCGCGCCGGGCTCGACGCGCCGGGCGGCCCGAAGACCTACGAACTGGAAAAGGTCAAGGGCGAGAAGGCGGGCGACCCCGACACGTGGAAGGTCACGCGCGTGGGCGGCGCCTCGCACACCGCGAACGCGCAGGCGATGGACGACCTGCTCGCCAAGCTGGTGGCCCTCAAGGCGGAATCGTTCGTCGATGCCAAGGGCAAGACCGGCCTCGACAAACCCGCCCTGGTGATCAGCGCGAGCTTCGACGACGGCAAGTTCGAGCGCGTGCGCTTTGGCCAGGTCGGCGAAGCCGCGTTCGGCAAGCGTGACGATGAGGCGAGCGTGGCGAAGATCGACAAGGCCTCGATGGAGGCCGCCATGCTGGCCTTCGACATGGTCGTGATGCCGCCGGCGGCCACCGACAAGGCGGGCGAGAAGAAGTGA
- a CDS encoding ABC transporter permease subunit: MRNIAAIAQRELNAYFSSPIGYVLIGFFALLFGWFFYVPLAFFEQQSMQSAMNPGQAMNINQMLVAPAFMNTTVIMLLVFPLITMRTYSEEKRSGTIELLLTSPLTDVEIILGKFIGAMGLYTAMLSITLIHMAILFIFGNPEWKPIATGYLGLLLMGGCFLSLGLFISSLTKNQIVAAMATFAVFLMLWVLNWISTFVGPTTQAVLAHLSITEHFDDFAKGIIDTKHVIYYLSFIAFGLFLTMKSVDSERWRG, from the coding sequence GTGCGTAACATCGCCGCCATCGCCCAGCGCGAGCTGAACGCCTACTTCTCCTCGCCCATCGGCTACGTGCTGATCGGCTTCTTCGCCCTGCTCTTCGGGTGGTTCTTCTACGTGCCGCTGGCCTTCTTCGAGCAGCAGAGCATGCAGTCGGCGATGAACCCCGGCCAGGCCATGAACATCAACCAGATGCTGGTCGCCCCGGCGTTCATGAACACCACAGTGATCATGCTGCTGGTGTTCCCGCTCATCACCATGCGGACGTATTCCGAGGAGAAGCGCTCGGGCACCATCGAGCTGCTGCTGACCTCGCCGCTGACCGATGTCGAGATCATCCTCGGCAAGTTCATCGGCGCGATGGGGCTCTACACCGCCATGCTCTCGATCACGCTGATCCACATGGCCATCCTGTTCATCTTCGGCAACCCCGAATGGAAGCCGATTGCCACCGGCTACCTCGGGCTGCTGCTGATGGGCGGCTGCTTCCTGTCGCTCGGTCTCTTCATCTCGAGCCTCACCAAGAACCAGATTGTCGCGGCCATGGCCACCTTCGCCGTGTTCCTGATGCTGTGGGTGCTTAACTGGATCAGCACCTTCGTCGGCCCGACCACACAGGCGGTGCTGGCGCACCTGTCGATTACGGAGCATTTCGACGACTTCGCGAAAGGCATCATCGACACCAAGCACGTGATCTACTACCTGAGCTTCATCGCGTTCGGCTTGTTCCTCACCATGAAGTCGGTCGACAGCGAAAGGTGGCGAGGCTAA
- a CDS encoding ABC transporter ATP-binding protein: MIEVQHLSKRYGPFTAVDDVSFRAESGEILGFLGPNGAGKTTTMRIITGYMPASEGTATVAGHDVFAEPIEAKRKTGYLPETPPLYPDMTVREYLTFVAKIKGVRKDIKGRVDEVMKRTWVADMADRHCGRLSKGYKQRVGLAQALIHNPEVLVLDEPTAGLDPKQIIETRQLIRELAGNHTIVLSTHILPEVSQTCQKVVIINKGKVVAIDTPDALTERLRGAVTMYLQAQGPVDDMQRALQSVTGVVRVNVADRKDDTGIFEVDTEKGADVRRELATTIVRGGWGLLELRPVRVSLEDIFLSLTTEEVATAEPAAVAAAEEVAGA; the protein is encoded by the coding sequence GTGATCGAGGTTCAGCATCTCTCAAAACGCTACGGTCCGTTCACGGCCGTAGACGACGTCAGTTTCCGCGCGGAGTCGGGTGAGATTCTCGGTTTCCTGGGCCCGAACGGCGCGGGCAAGACCACCACCATGCGCATCATCACGGGCTACATGCCGGCCAGCGAAGGCACGGCGACGGTGGCCGGCCACGACGTGTTCGCGGAACCGATCGAGGCCAAGCGCAAGACGGGTTACCTCCCGGAAACGCCGCCGCTCTATCCGGACATGACCGTCCGCGAGTACCTGACCTTCGTCGCCAAGATCAAGGGCGTGCGCAAGGACATCAAGGGCCGCGTGGACGAGGTGATGAAGCGGACGTGGGTGGCCGACATGGCCGACCGCCACTGCGGACGGCTCTCGAAGGGCTACAAGCAGCGCGTCGGCCTCGCCCAGGCACTCATCCATAACCCCGAAGTGCTCGTCCTCGACGAGCCCACCGCGGGCCTCGACCCCAAGCAGATCATCGAGACCCGGCAGCTTATTCGCGAACTGGCCGGCAACCACACCATCGTGCTCAGCACCCACATCCTTCCCGAGGTCTCGCAGACCTGCCAGAAGGTCGTGATTATCAACAAGGGCAAGGTGGTGGCCATCGACACGCCGGATGCGCTGACCGAACGGCTGCGCGGCGCCGTCACCATGTATCTGCAGGCGCAGGGCCCGGTGGACGACATGCAGCGCGCGCTGCAGAGCGTGACCGGCGTGGTCCGCGTCAACGTCGCTGATCGAAAAGACGACACCGGCATCTTCGAGGTCGACACCGAGAAGGGCGCCGACGTGCGCCGCGAGCTGGCGACGACGATCGTCCGCGGCGGATGGGGACTGCTCGAACTGCGGCCAGTGCGCGTCAGCCTGGAAGACATCTTCCTGAGCCTGACGACCGAAGAAGTGGCGACCGCGGAGCCCGCGGCCGTCGCGGCAGCGGAGGAGGTGGCCGGTGCGTAA